In the genome of Panthera uncia isolate 11264 chromosome B3 unlocalized genomic scaffold, Puncia_PCG_1.0 HiC_scaffold_1, whole genome shotgun sequence, one region contains:
- the GMPR2 gene encoding GMP reductase 2 isoform X1, producing MPHIDNDVKLDFKDVLLRPKRSTLKSRSEVDLTRSFSFRNSKQMYTGIPIIAANMDTVGTFEMAKVLCKFSLFTAVHKHYSLEQWKDFASQNPDCLQHLAASSGMGSSDFEQLEQILEAVPQVKYICLDVANGYSEHFVEFVKDVRKRFPKHTIMAGNVVTGEMVEELILSGADIIKVGIGPGSVCTTRKKTGVGYPQLSAVMECADAAHGLKGHIISDGGCSCPGDVAKAFGAGADFVMLGGMLAGHNESGGELIERDGKKYKLFYGMSSEMAMKKYAGGVAEYRASEGKTVEVPFKGDVDHTIRDILGGIRSTCTYVGAAKLKELSRRTTFIRVTQQVNPIFSDDS from the exons ATGCCTCACATCGATAACGACGTCAAACTGGACTTCAAGGATGTCTTGTTGAGGCCCAAACGCAGTACCCTTAAGTCTCGAAGTGAG GTGGATCTCACAAGATCCTTTTCATTTCGGAACTCAAAGCAGATGTATACTGGGATCCCCATCATTGCTGCTAATATGGATACTGTGGGCACCTTTGAGATGGCCAAGGTTCTCTGTAAG TTCTCCCTCTTCACAGCTGTCCATAAACACTACAGCCTCGAGCAGTGGAAAGACTTTGCTAGCCAGAATCCTGACTGTCTTCAG CATTTGGCTGCCAGCTCAGGCATGGGCTCTTCTGACTTTGAGCAACTGGAACAGATCCTGGAAGCTGTTCCCCAAGTGAAATATATATGCCTGGACGTGGCAAATGGCTACTCTGAGCACTTTGTGGAGTTTGTAAAGGATGTACGGAAGCGCTTCCCCAAACACACTATTATG GCAGGGAATGTGGTAACAGGAGAGATGGTGGAAGAGCTGATCCTCTCTGGGGCTGACATCATCAAAGTAGGAATAGGACCAG GTTCCGTGTGCACCACTCGGAAGAAAACTGGAGTGGGGTATCCACAGCTCAGTGCAGTGATGGAGTGTGCAGATGCTGCTCATGGCCTCAAAGGCCACATCATTTCA GATGGAGGCTGCAGCTGTCCAGGGGATGTGGCCAAGGCTTTCG GGGCAGGAGCTGACTTTGTGATGCTGGGTGGCATGCTGGCTGGGCACAATGAGTCAGGTGGTGAGCTCATCGAGAGGGATGGCAAGAAGTACAAGCTCTTCTATGGGATGAGTTCTGAAATGGCCATGAAGAAGTATGCTGGGGGCGTGGCTGAATACAG GGCCTCAGAGGGAAAGACAGTGGAGGTGCCCTTTAAAGGGGATGTGGACCATACCATCCGAGACATCCTTGGAGGCATCCGTTCCACATGTACCTACGTGGGAGCAGCTAAACTGAAGGAGTTGAGCCGGAGAACCACCTTTATCCGAGTCACCCAGCAGGTGAATCCAATCTTCAGTGATGACAGCTAG
- the GMPR2 gene encoding GMP reductase 2 isoform X3 translates to MLLPSVILPASILVAEKFSLFTAVHKHYSLEQWKDFASQNPDCLQHLAASSGMGSSDFEQLEQILEAVPQVKYICLDVANGYSEHFVEFVKDVRKRFPKHTIMAGNVVTGEMVEELILSGADIIKVGIGPGSVCTTRKKTGVGYPQLSAVMECADAAHGLKGHIISDGGCSCPGDVAKAFGAGADFVMLGGMLAGHNESGGELIERDGKKYKLFYGMSSEMAMKKYAGGVAEYRASEGKTVEVPFKGDVDHTIRDILGGIRSTCTYVGAAKLKELSRRTTFIRVTQQVNPIFSDDS, encoded by the exons ATGCTGCTCCCATCAGTAATATTACCTGCCTCTATACTTGTAGCTGAAAAG TTCTCCCTCTTCACAGCTGTCCATAAACACTACAGCCTCGAGCAGTGGAAAGACTTTGCTAGCCAGAATCCTGACTGTCTTCAG CATTTGGCTGCCAGCTCAGGCATGGGCTCTTCTGACTTTGAGCAACTGGAACAGATCCTGGAAGCTGTTCCCCAAGTGAAATATATATGCCTGGACGTGGCAAATGGCTACTCTGAGCACTTTGTGGAGTTTGTAAAGGATGTACGGAAGCGCTTCCCCAAACACACTATTATG GCAGGGAATGTGGTAACAGGAGAGATGGTGGAAGAGCTGATCCTCTCTGGGGCTGACATCATCAAAGTAGGAATAGGACCAG GTTCCGTGTGCACCACTCGGAAGAAAACTGGAGTGGGGTATCCACAGCTCAGTGCAGTGATGGAGTGTGCAGATGCTGCTCATGGCCTCAAAGGCCACATCATTTCA GATGGAGGCTGCAGCTGTCCAGGGGATGTGGCCAAGGCTTTCG GGGCAGGAGCTGACTTTGTGATGCTGGGTGGCATGCTGGCTGGGCACAATGAGTCAGGTGGTGAGCTCATCGAGAGGGATGGCAAGAAGTACAAGCTCTTCTATGGGATGAGTTCTGAAATGGCCATGAAGAAGTATGCTGGGGGCGTGGCTGAATACAG GGCCTCAGAGGGAAAGACAGTGGAGGTGCCCTTTAAAGGGGATGTGGACCATACCATCCGAGACATCCTTGGAGGCATCCGTTCCACATGTACCTACGTGGGAGCAGCTAAACTGAAGGAGTTGAGCCGGAGAACCACCTTTATCCGAGTCACCCAGCAGGTGAATCCAATCTTCAGTGATGACAGCTAG
- the GMPR2 gene encoding GMP reductase 2 isoform X2, giving the protein MDSAAACGSVSLKDFISLSLFLIAFSLFTAVHKHYSLEQWKDFASQNPDCLQHLAASSGMGSSDFEQLEQILEAVPQVKYICLDVANGYSEHFVEFVKDVRKRFPKHTIMAGNVVTGEMVEELILSGADIIKVGIGPGSVCTTRKKTGVGYPQLSAVMECADAAHGLKGHIISDGGCSCPGDVAKAFGAGADFVMLGGMLAGHNESGGELIERDGKKYKLFYGMSSEMAMKKYAGGVAEYRASEGKTVEVPFKGDVDHTIRDILGGIRSTCTYVGAAKLKELSRRTTFIRVTQQVNPIFSDDS; this is encoded by the exons ATGGATTCTGCTGCTGCTTGTGGCTCTGTTAGCCTTAAGGACttcatctccctttctctatttttgatTGCT TTCTCCCTCTTCACAGCTGTCCATAAACACTACAGCCTCGAGCAGTGGAAAGACTTTGCTAGCCAGAATCCTGACTGTCTTCAG CATTTGGCTGCCAGCTCAGGCATGGGCTCTTCTGACTTTGAGCAACTGGAACAGATCCTGGAAGCTGTTCCCCAAGTGAAATATATATGCCTGGACGTGGCAAATGGCTACTCTGAGCACTTTGTGGAGTTTGTAAAGGATGTACGGAAGCGCTTCCCCAAACACACTATTATG GCAGGGAATGTGGTAACAGGAGAGATGGTGGAAGAGCTGATCCTCTCTGGGGCTGACATCATCAAAGTAGGAATAGGACCAG GTTCCGTGTGCACCACTCGGAAGAAAACTGGAGTGGGGTATCCACAGCTCAGTGCAGTGATGGAGTGTGCAGATGCTGCTCATGGCCTCAAAGGCCACATCATTTCA GATGGAGGCTGCAGCTGTCCAGGGGATGTGGCCAAGGCTTTCG GGGCAGGAGCTGACTTTGTGATGCTGGGTGGCATGCTGGCTGGGCACAATGAGTCAGGTGGTGAGCTCATCGAGAGGGATGGCAAGAAGTACAAGCTCTTCTATGGGATGAGTTCTGAAATGGCCATGAAGAAGTATGCTGGGGGCGTGGCTGAATACAG GGCCTCAGAGGGAAAGACAGTGGAGGTGCCCTTTAAAGGGGATGTGGACCATACCATCCGAGACATCCTTGGAGGCATCCGTTCCACATGTACCTACGTGGGAGCAGCTAAACTGAAGGAGTTGAGCCGGAGAACCACCTTTATCCGAGTCACCCAGCAGGTGAATCCAATCTTCAGTGATGACAGCTAG